The segment CGTCCGGAGTCTCCGCGCCTATGATGCTGTGAGTATTATTCTATGTGCCAAACATAACTTTTTAACAAATACGACTTCATAACAATCGATGACTTCATATAACGAAATAACATTTGAACAAAATCGTAGACGATCAACGAAAGTAGTTTGTAAggtactagcttttacccgcagctctGCCCGCGTGAAAAGCGCCATATGTCCGTCTCTGTAGGTGGTACTCCATACTACATGCATGCACAATAAGTAAAGATCGGTTAGTGGTTTTAATTGTGAAGAgtatatattagtatggatgaaACCTTTCGTACATGAGTCTTTggttttttctattgttgaccccataatataataattttaatatgttgaTTTCAGTGAGGGGCCACATATTCACCACCACATGCACCACTACCTACAGATGCATCCGCCTCATCTACATATCTCAATCCAGCCCTCAGTAatggtatataatttattgcatctgtctaattaacatttattctCTCATTGGGTTGCCACTATCATTTAGTTGGAGAAAAGAAGTTATTTAGctgaaaaattacaatatattttttgaaaaattaacgATTAAGAAGGTACCTAAGTACGTTTTGGTTTCCATTTAGAATTCTAAACAGAAAGTATACCAAATTTGCGAACTCCAGGCCCCGAAGCATAGCGGAGCGTGCAGTTGGGAACACGTCGAGATGGCAGAacatgaaatttttaataaatattgttgttttttagggaaactataattaatattaattttcaatccGAAAAATACCAAATAGAGAATACTGTAAAGTAATCAACACCTATTCTGTTAAGTTCCTTGCAGTGCTGAAATAATCGCGCCCGAATGCctctttctttttcaaattttaaaataattcttaatttgtttttatacgtTACCTATTTGTTCAGCAAAGTTCGAACGCGGCGTTCGCAGCACAAATGGTAGCCGTGGTGCGCGCCGCGTCGGCGGCCGAGGCTCGGCGAGCGGCGCACCGCGGCGCCAGCTCCGCCGTCATCGAGAGGAACACCTACAGGTACTACACAGGCCTAACAGTcgtcagctgtatagcttgatgatggaattgagattcaataaaTGATGACAACTAGCTCCATCGTCTACAAAAAGAATGCCTAATTTCTAATTAAGTATCTAGCTCAAATTCtgcagattatttatttaaacaaatcttATGACATTTACAGACACGCTTACGCCGCCCCCGCGCCGCACCACCAAGACGAAAAGTGTACCATCTGCCTGTCCATCTTCGAGGTTGACTCAGACTGCAGGTAATACAAAACAATACTTATGTCACGtttcattctttatttaatattcttgAAGACAAGACTTGATACAAGACAGTTTACAcacaaatttgtttttgtgttcATCAGAATAACCACTGGAGTTCGTGAACTTACCAtgaccatttttatttttacctattaaaatttgcaggcttattttttgttatattcccGCAAATCACAATTCATTCCTActtcctttttaaaaaatatgttgatttGTTTTGCCGTGCAAAAAAATGTCTTTTCAATTCATTAATTACCACTAGCTTTTACCCTGGGGCTCCCGTGAGCATTTCCagaaaaagtagcctttattATCCTCTGATTATAACAtccatattaaattttatttacttattaaaaactttatagcataaaacaaaatgttcaaAAGTCAGACCTTATGCCCTAAGGCTTttgtaaatttcatcaaaatcagtctaACGGTTTATCCTTGAAAGCGTAACAGGtaacttttgcattttaaatatttataagtatggaTACAAATTAAAGACTcgaaagaaaaaagtattcGTCTTTTTTTTCTACCATAGCCAATTGCTGATAATTTAGAAGGACATATTGAATAAAGTTCACCTTTTCAGACGCCTTCCATGCATGCACCTGTTCCACATGGAGTGTGTTGACCAGTGGCTAAGCACCAACAAGCACTGCCCCATATGCCGTGTCGACATCGAGACTCATCTCAACAAGGACGCCACGTTTTGAACAGAGGAACAAGTATGTCATCTGCACCTTTTGTTAGTTCTTTCAAAATCCATGGAGAAATTTGTCAAGTAACTTTatgattgtttatttcaatagTCTTGtcaagaattttaaaatacttcctTAGCTTGGTGCCTTTAATATCCTCACTTCTCTGAAGTTATtaaatgacaatatttttcctACCTTCAAGTAATCCTGTCAATATAAGATGTAAATTTAAAGTGAAACAGATgatataaagtaaaagtaataacTTCAGCCAGTCatattctaagtttattataaactatgaaaaatagaaattttaaaattactccTAGATATTGTAATTGTTATTGAATAGACTAATGAGACGTATTGTAGAATAACATCAAGTTTTTCGTTTGTTTCTGTTGTCATCACTGAACCCTTGTTTCAGTTTCTCCTCGAGCTGTGGGGAGCTCATGATGGCTTGCTGCTGGAGTTCCAAGCTCTCTTGTTGAAGCTCGTGCGTCAACTGCTTCTGGGCATTACAAGTCCTGACACAAAAATACTGCcaataatgtatataattatattaaaccaTTATATGATAAcactaattaatattttgtttacatatatgtaaaatttttgttacataaatattacaatgttAGCAGTCAAAAGAAGTGACTAttgttgattttaaaataaggttAAATAATATGGAATATCAATGAAATACGCctagtttattatagttttgttaattttatctttgacaaaaattataatttaagaaaaattggaaaatccttttttttaattacaatatataaagtaatgctttattaaatgttttctcatttgtatttagtttttattaattgactTACCTGCATGCATGGTCTATTCTCTCACAAATAGCATCTGATGCTGTAGTGTTTCCAGAAAGATAAGATATTTCAGCAGCCACTGTGGCTAACTTTTCAGCATAATCCATATAACCTTAAACAAGACTTGTACACTGTATTTAGTTTCTAAACATATAAGCATTTATCATGCCTAAAACAATAGTACTGACATGAATTCACACCAATAAGACATGTCTACTTTTGTATTCACAACATATTACTCTAAACTAGAAAGCATgataaaagacaaaaaattataaaatggaagtaaataatttctttacatCTCAATCTTCATACATCAGCTgtctatttggctaaatgatggaatggaGTTACATCTATACTCTCAATCTATGCTTACCAAATAATGTGCGTAGATTATGCTTGAGGTCTCGGAGTGAACCCCTTACTGCCACCAGCTCGTCCCAGTGCTGTGGGGGTGTCGCATTCTCTCCCCACTCTAATGCTTGTTTCACCAgacatatttcttttgtaagaGCCTCCCTTAGTCTAGAAAAATGAAGACAGCTCtttcaaaaattcataaatgtaGTCAGGTTACTCTTATTCAaaggatatgtatgtaatggtTGAACTGCATAAGGTCAGAAATGCAGTAGCTACTTGCAACAACTTTAAATccatagtttttttaaatacaaggAGACACCTGAATACAAAAAGAGGGCTGGTTAGAAATATACCTTTCACTGGTATCATGTATAGCCACTAAAGTTACTGTGAGCAATTGCGTAGCGGCGTTCACATTTACTGTTGTTGCTTGGCGTATCAAGAATTCGTGCTCCAAATTGTCATCACTCCATGACATATTCAACTCATTGTATTCGTTTTGGTTCTCTTCGCAATATACAGTAGCTAGTAATCCTACGGATAATGGGGTAACCTTTCGTAGTCTTGGTATCAATGTTCTTTGCACCTTGGCAGCAGATCGGACGATATTCACAAGTTTCGTTCTAAACATGCTGGATATACTGGGATGCTGATGAAGAAGTTCTGATAGAAACGGCTattgaaatacttttttagTTTACATCATAGTGGTGctctaataatttaaaatatcgaaAACTATTTTGGAGGTTAGGTTCATGTACCCATTcgttttgttgttgtttgtcATTGTGTCAGTGTCAGCCATTCGTCAGCTGAGCTTTGGCTGACAGCtgccttttttcttttaaccgattaaaaaaaattgatagagAGAGAACTACTTATGCATGATTACGGTTCTTTAgacattataattatgtatattaagttaatatttaaaaatggtaAGATATAACAACAAGAACCCGTACCAAGGTTCGAATCGCACCATGGCTTGGCTATGTGGTTTTGAAGCTAGCATAGTGCCACGTGCTGGTAAGGATATATACGACGCGTTTGCAACATTTGCAGAAGATCCTTaaccatattggatcatggttacacatcttgtcataatgtgcaggtttcctcgcggtGCTTTCTCGATATCAgataagagcatcggttagaaAGCGCTAATTAAATGTGTATACCTAATAAAggatatatgtacctacttacctatatcaaattaaggacgtcctgggaaaaggtcaggtcaagagtatccgaaaccgccgagcttgcatgaagagagatgaatgtggaagaagcgaaggaagtatgcagaaagatgtagtctctgcctacccctccgggaaaatggcgtgatttttaaccgacttcaaaaaaaggaGGTTTCTCAATACGaccgaattttttttatgtatgtccgCGGATACGATACgaaccattttatttttttttgttggaaaGGGAGTAGGTATCCCATGGGTGGTCCCATAGTAAGGAAACAGGATCTGATAGTGGAATCCTGAAGAAATTGAGGGAAACTCTAGAAAAAATTGTGATTCCGACTTGTTTCTTAAGGAACatataaagaatttaaaagCCCTATAATTCATGAGGACTTGGTGTTGATCTGATAATGCAGGGAAAGGCAGTCGAGggaactcctcaacggtttaAAGCAAGTACTTTGTGTTTGGGCTTCattaacttatattattattattgatatataaattatattacttaatatattatattactgaGACCATTCATCTAAATGGGTTTGGACtgatatttttccaaaaaaaaacaaacttcaaAACGGaaacttaaaagaaaaaattaacttcTACAAATAATCTCGACCTTAtaagtgataaattaaaagaaacataaacaattaaattattaagcatttaataattttgaagatGGTGCCAAGTAAATACTACAAAAAACTAAATgcagtaacaaataaatttttacctttactaataaaaattgtttaattttcatatagaACTTTTTTTCCTAacttaattattgaaataaggCACCATCTTCATAATTATTAGTATCTACTtaacaatttaattgtttatgtttcttttaatttatcgcataaagtcaaaattatttgtagtacatagttaatttattttttactttttagttTCCGTCCTGAAGATGgatttttttggtaaaaaaatgttatatgtataactaATACAGAAAAGAGTCAGTGGTAGGTAATGCTCCCGTCATCATTTGAACCTGGTTCAACACCGGCACACTACATCAATGACACACTTTTCTTCTATTGCTATAACCCGCCTTTATTGAAAGCAGATGCTGCTGTCATTACTAAAACTCCTACTCCCGTCCTGATCCTCATACTTGAAATAATTGTACTAAATGTCAGGATCtaattattcttaaatattcaaataaaagagGTCAATCATTTATAATCTCtcatatatttcattaaattatatacattttttacaagcgcaacttacctacttataacCTGTCGGAAATGTCTGCGAACCCCGCCCCTCCGCACGTTATCGTCTATCCAGTACCGTTGCCAACGCACGTGTATCTCACTTTGGTAATCGCATTATTGTTTGTGTATTGTTTCTCTGTGGTGGTACTATGGTGCCGAGTAGAATTTAGTGCtcaaagtaattaaattctttgacaataaaaaacagCACGGTTGAACAAGTAACAAAAAAGGCATGTGCAGCAACTGGATTATCTAAAACGaccataatgaaaataaagaacgaagcaaaaaaattacaaattctgTCAGAAACAACTAGAGAGGCAAATGTTCAGGAAGAGATGACGTCCTTCGAAGAAGATCCATAACCTAGTACGTCAGCTTCTATTACCACGGAGACTATTATGCTCCCGACTCGACACCAGGGGagaagcttaaaaaatacaaaaagaaaattgatctAGATAGTTTTGATTTATGCGCTATACGTTCTTTAGTCTTCTTCCTAGTCGAGCACTCTTGTCAGTAGTCGTGGTTATACAGACGAGGTACACGGAGAGGTGTTCGGCGGGTCGATATTTTTAATgaccaataaaatttttataccaataaaaaagattttgaaaatagcCAAACAGGAGCTGAACTTTCCCGGCCAAAAAGACGCCGTAAGAAATAACTAATAAAGTCTTTAGGGTaccgaaatttattttaaggcgttgtataaaagtataaaaatatacagtgtgacatttaaaacaactgcatccttttaaacatagactatacccatgcttctgagccgtttaagcctatttttatttaaattaaacgtcattaaacgtcatcattttcacattttaaaaaccctgaaaaactacgtcacacgctttattaaagaccaatactacaaaaagaaattaaaactaaacatgtaataaatgtctgaaaaattaattgacgTTGACCtatgaatcttacgcgtcgcttttccgccggccggggtgatatgacgtatttaggatagtggattttgatactattattttttatcgtactttctgaaatataaaccgatatttttcttttaacgtttttaaataacctTTAGAtaagtacacttaacagttaaatttatgcagttgaataaAAACTCACCCTGTACAggcacacaaaaaaatatatttctttttttttgcatctCGATTTTTTTGCTCTCTCCAGTTTGCATGACGTTATCAAGGCAGGTTCACAGATATTTCCAACGGGTTGTATATCCATATAAATTGAGGTTATactttatgtttatttcaatttcgtaGCATAAGTTCAAAAAAAGTACTCTTAGCTGAACCTTATGGAATACATAATAtcttaaaatacaatacagGAATAGGAGAAAATCATGATTCGATTAATTGGTCacgtggagaggatgaatggaAGCAGTTTGAATTTGCAGCTATACCAGGAAAGTGAATGGGAAAGCCTGGACAAACAATACGTGACAAAATCGGGGATTCTTTCCTAAATAAAATGGTGAGTTTCCTATCAAATCTGTTAGCTTTTCAACCTCAATTTATATGGACACATCTTCACATTATAAATCGTTtgaataatgaattaattgaaattgttgTGAATAGTCTTTCCTTTCTCCATAATGTATatcatcaaaattcaaaactgCAACATTCCGATCCACCGCCGCGATAAGTTTTGTTGAATCAAAATCTAAACTATAGACGGGAGATTGCCTTTTCTGAGTATAAAAAAGCTAAAagagacaaaataaataaacattaatttcaaACATGTAAGTACAATGTAAACATTTGAGTAAGTATAGGTGTCGacggaataaaattatatatgaaGATCGTGTTGTCTTAGGCAAAGAAAACACTTTCGCGAGCACAAAAACACTGCCAAACATAGTCTGTCGCTTAAAATAGTTGTCATATAAATCGGCTattattattctgatttctataATGTAAAAATCTATGATGAGACAGACATATGTACGTAACGAAACTAGTAAGGTTTCAATTCAACCATTTTGCTAAACAACCTTAAAAATTGCATTatgattaaagttaaaatgaaTTATCATTAATCTTTTCTGAATACCTATAaggtaagtaaaaaatattagtttcttAAAATCAGTGGTTAAtgcataatataaatgtaaatgtcGAGCGAATGGATGAGAACAGACTAACGAAAGGAATTTATAAGACAGAGCTGACTGTCTGATCTTGAAAAGGGAGATGTTTAGTGTACctgtaatcgtcgaatatgcatgaaaatacttaatgagtgtggaggaagctgaagaggtctgtaaggatcgtagcaagtagTAATTCACAgtctaccccaatgggagacaggcgtgatggtatgtatgtatgtttgtaatattaatatagtatgtacttattaactttattggactagcttttgcccgccgCTTCGCCCGCACGAATTTAGCGCAcctttatacaaaataatacaggctTTTCGCTTATCcaacgggaactatagtttttacccaGATGAAAGCGGCTTCTCCAGGctctttaattatatatacgcaaaattttaagaagataTTGTTTGGATAACAGTGCTCCGTTTATAcgaatttttaagaaaaacttatttagagtatcataataaataaacttacttgaAGATGACCTTTTGAATATCGTATATCAAATAAAGAACATCGACAATACTCTGAGGCACCAACCACCAACGATCGGAACCCATCAGTTTTCACGCAGTATAGAGACGATTGGAACGGGTCAAATGTGTCAAAAACCTGCAAATATTCATACTTTATATTagcttatataaatattataaaatatacgtaACAAATGgaacaaattttaatgaaattcggCATACATTAATCTTGCTGA is part of the Amyelois transitella isolate CPQ chromosome 20, ilAmyTran1.1, whole genome shotgun sequence genome and harbors:
- the LOC106131677 gene encoding uncharacterized protein LOC106131677, whose protein sequence is MFRTKLVNIVRSAAKVQRTLIPRLRKVTPLSVGLLATVYCEENQNEYNELNMSWSDDNLEHEFLIRQATTVNVNAATQLLTVTLVAIHDTSERLREALTKEICLVKQALEWGENATPPQHWDELVAVRGSLRDLKHNLRTLFGYMDYAEKLATVAAEISYLSGNTTASDAICERIDHACRTCNAQKQLTHELQQESLELQQQAIMSSPQLEEKLKQGFSDDNRNKRKT